The following DNA comes from Marinilabiliales bacterium.
CAGGCATTACGAAGGGAACGGCACCAGGCTTTCGTTTGAGTTGCTTCCCCCGTTAAGGGGAAGCAGTATAGAGAGTGTTTACGGAACGATAGACCGGCTGGTTGAATTCAACCCTGCATGTATCAATATTACCTATCACCGTGAAGAAAAGGTAACCATTACAAAACCCGGCGGCACACGCGGGACCAGGGTGGTGAAAAAAAGGCCCGGTACGGTTGGCATAGCGGCGGCCATCCAGCACAAGTACGGTATTGATGTTGTGCCGCACATTATTTGCGGCGGCTTTACCAGGCAGGATACCGAGGATGCCCTGATCGACCTGGACTTTCTCGGTATTCACAACCTTCTTGTTATCAGGGGCGACGGAAACAGGGAAACAGGTGTATTTGAACCGGAGGAGGGCGGACATGCACATGCAGTCGACCTTGTTTGCCAGATCATGGACATGAACAGGGGCATCTACCTTGACAATTATATTAACGACCCCGCACCAACAGCTTTCTCTGTCGGGGTTGCCGGTTATCCCGAGAAGCACTATGAAGCGCCGGATATGAAGACCGATCTGGAATATCTTAAAATGAAGGTTGATGCAGGGGCAGAATATATTGTTACCCAGATGTTTTTTGACAATCGCGTATATTTCGAGTTTGTCCGCCGGTGCCGGGAATCCGGGATAAGCGTGCCGGTGATTCCGGGACTTAAGCCTGTAGCCATAAAGAGACATCTTGATATACTGCCTGATGTGTTCGGCGTTACCATACCTCAGGAGCTGGCCGGGCAGATAAGAGCCTGTAA
Coding sequences within:
- a CDS encoding methylenetetrahydrofolate reductase [NAD(P)H] — encoded protein: MKVTRHYEGNGTRLSFELLPPLRGSSIESVYGTIDRLVEFNPACINITYHREEKVTITKPGGTRGTRVVKKRPGTVGIAAAIQHKYGIDVVPHIICGGFTRQDTEDALIDLDFLGIHNLLVIRGDGNRETGVFEPEEGGHAHAVDLVCQIMDMNRGIYLDNYINDPAPTAFSVGVAGYPEKHYEAPDMKTDLEYLKMKVDAGAEYIVTQMFFDNRVYFEFVRRCRESGISVPVIPGLKPVAIKRHLDILPDVFGVTIPQELAGQIRACKSDKDVYSLGIEWASMQSAQLKGAGVPAIHYYTMSRPDNIVEIVKRVF